TTTCATCAAGAACATGCCCATAGATCCTGATTTTGTGATTTGGGGAGCGCTCTTTTGTGCTTGCAGGGCTCACAAAAACATTGAAATGGCAGAATTAGTGTCAGAGAGGCTTTTGCAGCTAGAGCCTACACATCCAGGGAGCTATGTTTTCATGTCAAACATTTATGCTGGGGTAGGGAGATGGAAAGAAGTAGAGAAAGTTAGACATGCAATGAAAAATAGAGGTGTTGAGAAAGAGCCTGGGTGGAGTTATATTGAGTTGGGTGGGCAGGTTCATAGCTTTGTAGCTGGTGATCATGCTCATGAATGTGCAgaagagatatatttaaaactaGAGGAGATAATAGTAATGGCAAAACAACAAGGATACATGCCTGAAACAGAGTGGGTTCTTCATAATAttgaagaggaagagaaggaagatGCATTGGGAAGGCATAGCGAGAAGTTAGCACTTGCGTTTGGGCTTATTAGTACTTCTCCAGGGATGACCATTAGGATTGTAAAGAACCTAAGAGTCTGTGGGGATTGTCATTCTATGATGCAGTATGCTAGTAAAATGAGTCAAAGAGAGATTGTATTGAGAGATATAAAGCGATTCCATCATTTTAAAGAAGGAGCTTGCTCATGCGGTGATTACTGGTAACGTGGTATTGGTAAGCACTACCCTCTTTGCTTTAATAATAACATATTGTAATATGATATTTGACTTGCATTTTGATTTTAACTACACAGATGTTACTATAAAGTAGTGTAGACACCTATTTTTGTCCAGGGCCCAatacattattatttattattattattatactattattatcgtatatattattagtgttaatactttattattattattatcattattatgatttttattgttgttatttatattatttattatcattattattattttcctatattattattagtactttattattattactatttttatcacttttatcattattattatttttattatttttactattattattatttttattattttcatatactattattattactttactattattttttttagtatttttatcattatcattattattattattattgttattagtatttattattactatcattattattattgtcttactattattattattattattattattattataattattattattatcattataaaagaaaaagaaaaggatttttagggttttgggagtttTATTTATAAAAGCAGGGGAGCCTTCACGGCaaaggttggggggggggggtttgaagAAAAaaacttttttcttcttcttcttcttcatctgccAGCCAAGACCCGAACATCTCCCTCCCTCGCTGCCATCATTCTCAACTCCCACGACCCGCCTCACACCCAACTCCGGCAGCACCACTCCACTATACCACGGCCACCTTGCTCTGGCAGCCCTCAGCAACCCACGCAGCAACTCAGCTCCGGCGGCGAAGCTCCCAGCCGCTCCTCAGCCGGCTCCTGCCCCCGCAGAGATCCATCCTCTGTCTGTTTCCGCCCTCAGTCTCCCGTCTCCCTTAATCTCCCTCTGCACGGCTGCTGCAACACCAGACAGCGGCCACGACCTCCTCTGCATCACCATGGACGGCCACAAGAAGCCACGCCAGGCCAAGGGACTCGCGGCCTCTTCTCCACCATCGCAGTCGTTGCACCATCCTCGCCATCGCCGGAGTTTGTGCTGAGACGAGCCGCGGTACAGTCCGCAGCCCACAGCAGCAGAATACCCGAACCACCAGCCCCGTCCACTGCTGCCGGAGCCTTCCACAGAAGACACAGCAGCAGCCACCATTCCCTGTTTCTTCCAGTCGAGACCATCCACGTTTCCGCCGTCATCGCTTCGCCGCCCATCAACTCCGGCCACCTGTTCCTCTCTTCTGCCAGCCTACTGACTCCGGCAGTACCCCCCTCTGTAAGCCTCTCTGCATAACACACACTTGCACACATGCATTTATCAATTGGATTTTCCATACTCTGTTCTATTATGTAAAGTTtgagtttttgtttttcttcaGCTCACTGTGTATATCAAATAGGTATTTAACATTGCTTAagattgattttgatttttttttctcttttggtaATACAGTTAATATTCATGCTAATGTTTCATGGTAGGCTCTATAGAGTAGTCAAGCCTCATGCTTTTGAAGAAGTTGAATCCCTGATTCACCTCCCCAGAATGTGAACATGCAGTTAAGATGGCAAGAAAGGCAACCTCATCTGGATTGATTCCTGCAGAGCGCAACAGTGCACATATTAATTTCcctaaaaaaagaaataaaggaagaaagaaaCCTATATAATGTAAAAACAACTATAAGACACTATTAAATCCCCAACCTCTAGCCTTCATATCATTGAAACAATGGAGAGCTTGCTCAAAACGTCCATTAATTGCCCAACCCCATATCATCACACTCCAAGTGAGAAGGTCCTTTTGTTTTATCGCATTAAACACCACACTGGCAGATTCAATGTCCCCACATTTTGCATACATGTCCACCAGAGCAGTTCCAATTGCTTTATTCAACTGGAAGCCATTGTTAGAAACGTACTTGTGAATTCCTTCCCCAGAATTAAGGGCTCCAAGTTTTGCACAAGCAGAAAAGGCAGACACAACAGTGAGATCATTCGGCCTCACACCCTCCTCTAGCATTCTAAAAAACATGGACAAAGCTTTTTCATGGTCTCCACTCTGAGAAAATCCAGTAACCATTGTAGTCCAAGAAATCACATTTCTCTCTGGCATTTGGTTGAAAAGCTCCTTTGCTCGAGCCACCTCTCCGTTTCTCATAAGCCCATTAATCAAACTATTCCAAGAACCAGTATTCCGCTCAGGCATTGCCTCAAAAAGCTCTATGGCCTTCCCGACGTCACCTGCCTTGCAACACCCATTAATCAAAACATTCCACAGCAGGATGCTCCCAAGCTTATTTCTTCCGGGACTTTCATCAAACGCCTGCAAAGCATGAACCAAACCATCGGCTTTCACGTACATATCAACCAAGGACACTCTAACAAATGAATCGAACTCAAGCCCGAGCTTCAAGATTTGACCATGGAAAGTAGCCCCAAGGCTGCCCGAGAGCAATGCCGCAGCAGACTTCATCACGAATGGGAAAGTTAGCCGGTTAGGACGAATATTCATCCTCAAAATCAGACCATAATGAAAAATTGAGCTTTCAAAACGGGAATTCTCGGCAAGTGCCCTAATCAACGCATTGAAGATGAACAGGTTTGGTCCATTGAAGATGGCGAGGATAAAGACAAGTAGAATAAAGACAAATGATTTTAATGCAAGAGTAATGTAAGTGAGCTCTTTATCGCGTCTCATGTTTTATCAAACTCATTTTAGTATATCTACTAATCTTTACTTCTTGTAAACCTACTTTAGCTAAAAAGACCCCACATTTGCAAATATCTTAGATTAGGTTCATAGTCATTCCATAACTCATAAGGTGTTTATCACTTTTTTCTTAGGTGGTATTCTATTATGTGATTAGTAGATAGAATAGCTTCCCCCCATATATTAGAAGGCAAACTTGAACGTACCATTCTGTTCAGGTGTATAAGGAGCTATTACATCATGTATTATCCCATTTTGTTCacaaaattcacttaaaaatCTTTAATCAAATACTATTGCTCATTAGTTCTTGATTTTTgattttcccatttttttattttcaactttTATTTTAAAGTTAATAA
This genomic stretch from Malania oleifera isolate guangnan ecotype guangnan chromosome 3, ASM2987363v1, whole genome shotgun sequence harbors:
- the LOC131151308 gene encoding pentatricopeptide repeat-containing protein At1g04840-like codes for the protein MRRDKELTYITLALKSFVFILLVFILAIFNGPNLFIFNALIRALAENSRFESSIFHYGLILRMNIRPNRLTFPFVMKSAAALLSGSLGATFHGQILKLGLEFDSFVRVSLVDMYVKADGLVHALQAFDESPGRNKLGSILLWNVLINGCCKAGDVGKAIELFEAMPERNTGSWNSLINGLMRNGEVARAKELFNQMPERNVISWTTMVTGFSQSGDHEKALSMFFRMLEEGVRPNDLTVVSAFSACAKLGALNSGEGIHKYVSNNGFQLNKAIGTALVDMYAKCGDIESASVVFNAIKQKDLLTWSVMIWGWAINGRFEQALHCFNDMKARGINPDEVAFLAILTACSHSGEVNQGFNFFKSMRLDYSIEPTMKH